Proteins co-encoded in one Prunus persica cultivar Lovell chromosome G6, Prunus_persica_NCBIv2, whole genome shotgun sequence genomic window:
- the LOC18773855 gene encoding uncharacterized protein LOC18773855, which translates to MQILSHFSSKASLSLLPLPRLSLSTALYFRRRPSKFQFCPSKHFQFPRLPLLVCNLSSGTSQQVPMDSPPSEATLSVDSLTHDLQNQKLTSDGHDQMNNKSENNGVNNTHAVRLKLEDLNWDNSFVRELPGDPRTDTIPREVLHACYTKVSPSAEVENPQLVAWSESVSKLLELDPEEFGRPDFPLLFSGASPLVGSLPYAQCYGGHQFGMWAGQLGDGRAITLGEVLNSKSERWELQLKGAGKTPYSRFADGLAVLRSSIREFLCSEAMHNLGIPTTRALCLVTTGKLVTRDMFYDGNPKEEPGAIVCRVSPSFLRFGSYQIHASREKEDLAIVRTLADYAIRHHFPHIENMSRSESLSFNTGNEEHSIVDLTSNKYAAWAVEVAERTASLVAKWQGVGFTHGVLNTDNMSILGLTIDYGPFGFLDAFDPSYTPNTTDLPGRRYCFANQPDIGLWNIAQFTRTLSAAQLIDDKEANYAMERYGTRFMDDYQAIMTKKLGLPKYIKQLISKLLNNMAVDKVDYTNFFRLLSNIKADPSIPEEELLNPLKAVLLDIGQERKEAWISWVKIYIEELAASGIPDEERKASMNAVNPKYILRNYLCQSAIDAAEQGDFGEVQRVLNVMERPYDEQPGMEKYARLPPAWAYRPGVCMLSCSS; encoded by the exons ATGCAAATCCTTTCGCATTTCTCCTCCAAGGCCTCACTATCTTTACTTCCCCTTCctcgcctctctctctccaccgcCCTCTACTTCCGCCGTCGCccttcaaaatttcaattttgccCCTCCAAGCACTTTCAATTTCCCAGGCTGCCCCTCCTCGTATGCAACCTCAGCTCCGGCACCAGCCAGCAAGTTCCCATGGACTCACCCCCATCGGAGGCTACCTTGTCGGTCGACTCCCTAACGCACGATTTGCAGAATCAGAAATTGACCTCCGACGGCCACGAtcaaatgaataataaaagtgaaaataatgGTGTAAATAACACTCACGCGGTTAGGTTGAAGCTTGAAGATCTGAATTGGGACAACTCGTTTGTAAGAGAGTTGCCTGGTGATCCCCGGACTGATACGATTCCACGAGAG GTGTTGCATGCTTGTTATACGAAAGTATCCCCGTCAGCTGAAGTTGAGAATCCTCAGCTCGTTGCCTGGTCAGAATCAGTGTCCAAGTTGCTTGAATTGGATCCTGAAGA ATTTGGAAGGCCAGATTTCCCTCTTTTATTCTCTGGGGCATCTCCTCTAGTGGGATC GTTGCCCTACGCTCAATGCTATGGTGGACATCAATTCGGAATGTGGGCTGGACAGTTGGGAGATGGTCGGGCTATTACTCTTGGGGAGGTTCTTAATTCTAAATCTGAAAGGTGGGAACTGCAGCTTAAAGGTGCTGGGAAGACTCCTTACAGTCGGTTTGCAGATGGCCTTGCTGTGCTTCGTAGTAGCATTCGGGAATTCCTTTGCAGTGAAGCGATGCATAATCTTGGAATTCCAACAACTCGAGCTCTCTGTCTTGTGACAACAGGAAAACTTGTCACACGCGACATGTTCTATGA TGGCAATCCGAAAGAGGAACCTGGTGCAATTGTTTGCAGGGTTTCTCCATCCTTTCTGCGTTTTGGATCATACCAAATACATGCCTCCAGAGAAAAAGAGGACCTCGCAATTGTTCGTACTCTTGCAGACTATGCCATTAGGCATCACTTTCCTCACATAGAGAACATGAGTAGAAGTGAGAGTTTATCTTTCAACACAGGAAACGAAGAACATTCCATTGTTGATCTGACATCTAACAAGTATGCAG CTTGGGCAGTAGAGGTTGCTGAGCGCACTGCTTCCTTGGTTGCCAAATGGCAGGGGGTTGGTTTTACTCATGGTGTGTTGAACACTGACAATATGAGCATTTTGGGTCTTACCATAGATTACGGTCCTTTTGGTTTTCTGGATGCATTTGATCCAAGTTACACTCCGAATACCACGGATCTTCCTGGGAGGAGGTATTGTTTTGCAAATCAGCCTGATATTGGCTTATGGAATATTGCACAATTCACTAGAACTCTGTCAGCTGCCCAGTTGATAGATGATAAGGAAGCAAATTATGCAATGGAAAG ATATGGAACCAGATTCATGGATGACTATCAAGCTATAATGACCAAGAAACTTGGTCTTCCCAAGTACATCAAACAGCTGATCAGTaaacttttaaataatatGGCTGTCGACAAAGTGGATTACACAAATTTTTTCCGGTTGCTATCCAATATCAAAGCTGATCCCAGCATTCCAGAAGAGGAGTTGTTGAACCCACTAAAGGCCGTTCTATTAGATATTGGGCAGGAGCGGAAGGAGGCATGGATCAGCTGGGTGAAAATCTACATAGAGGAG CTGGCTGCTAGCGGCATCCCAGATGAGGAAAGGAAGGCATCAATGAATGCAGTGAACCCTAAGTATATTCTCAGAAACTATTTATGCCAGAGTGCCATTGATGCAGCCGAACAAGGTGATTTTGGAGAGGTTCAGAGGGTGCTTAACGTAATGGAACGGCCATATGATGAGCAACCGGGAATGGAAAAATATGCTCGCTTGCCCCCAGCGTGGGCTTATAGGCCTGGAGTTTGCATGCTTTCTTGCTCTTCATGA
- the LOC109950012 gene encoding uncharacterized protein LOC109950012, whose product MADEAEGAVREFGPSVATPSAIRRPTIAANNFDIKPAMITMLQNSSVFCGLPNEDPNIHLAIFLEICDTSKFNGVPDDAIRLRLFPFSLKDKVKLWLLSQRQDSIRTWDDLSKKFLAKFFPPAKTAKFRRDIMSFAQYEKEPLYEAWERFKDLLRKCPHHELPTWIQVQTFYNGLSQTSRTLVDAAAGEALMAKTATEAFELLETMPSNNYQWPSPHPSSECTTRNPFASVEQVNQVVEFNRQRNDPYSNMYNPGWQNHPNFSWSNTQNVQRSPPGFLVQEKKINLEDALTQLTMSTTQFMTETKIQFQNQSVSIRNLEMQVGQLANVLSGRNQGVLPSQPVINLKNQEQVMAITIREKKQPYVPPIPFPLRLKKNKIDKQSSNFLETFKKVQINIPFASALEQMPSSEKFMKDILSKKRKFGDHEKIQLTEECSSINLLPLYVAKKIGISEIKPTTVSLQMADKSITYLDGIIEDVLVKVDTLIFPTDFLVLDMEEDPETQLILSRPFLITGRTLIDVEEGLLTVRVVNEKATFKVFEPITFHGKAKENETLSHPSPKLTNQGFPDLPCTCMN is encoded by the exons ATGGCGGACGAAGCAGAAGGAGCAGTGAGGGAATTTGGCCCCTCAGTGGCAACTCCCTCAGCGATCCGACGTCCTACTATTGCAGCCAACAATTTTGATATCAAACCAGCCATGATCACCATGCTGCAGAATTCATCCGTATTTTGTGGTTTGCCGAATGAAGATCCCAATATACATCTTGCGATATTTTTGGAGATTTGTGACACGTCCAAATTCAACGGGGTACCTGACGATGCGATTCGTTTAAGGCTATTCCCCTTCTCCTTGAAAGATAAAGTCAAACTTTGGTTACTGTCACAGCGACAAGACTCCATCCGTACTTGGGATGATTTATCTAAGAAATTCCTGGCTAAATTTTTCCCACCAGCCAAAACTGCAAAATTCCGACGAGATATTATGTCATTCGCTCAATATGAAAAGGAGCCTCTATATGAAGCCTGGGAACGATTCAAAGATTTATTGCGCAAGTGTCCTCACCATGAGCTACCAACCTGGATTCAAGTTCAAACTTTCTACAATGGGTTGAGTCAAACAAGCAGGACATTAGTTGATGCAGCTGCTGGAGAGGCTTTAATGGCAAAAACGGCTACCGAAGCATTTGAATTATTGGAGACCATGCCATCCAACAACTACCAATGGCCGA GCCCTCATCCAAGTTCAGAGTGCACCACAAGGAACCCATTCGCGTCCGTTGAGCAAGTAAATCAAGTTGTAGAATTTAATCGACAAAGGAATGATCCTTATTCCAACATGTACAACCCCGGTTGGCAAAACCATCCAAATTTTTCATGGAGCAATACTCAGAATGTGCAGAGATCACCACCTGGCTTTCTGgttcaagaaaagaaaataaatttggaagATGCGCTTACCCAGTTGACTATGTCTACCACCCAATTTATGACGGAAACAAAAATCCAGTTTCAGAATCAAAGCGTTTCTATTCGAAATTTGGAGATGCAAGTAGGCCAACTAGCTAATGTATTGAGTGGAAGAAATCAAGGAGTATTGCCAAGCCAACCCGTAATTAATCTGAAAAATCAAGAACAAGTAATGGCAATCACAATTCGGGAAAAGAAGCAA CCATATGTCCCACCGATCCCTTTTCCGCTGAggctgaagaaaaataaaattgataagCAATCTTCTAATTTCTTGGAGACGTTCAAAAAGGTGCAAATCAACATTCCATTCGCTTCAGCTTTGGAACAAATGCCAAGTTCTGAAAAATTCATGAAAGACATCCTCtcgaagaaaaggaaatttggTGATCATGAGAAAATCCAACTGACTGAGGAAT GTTCTAGCATTAATTTACTACCTTTATATGTTGCTAAAAAGATTGGTATTAGTGAAATTAAACCAACTACTGTCTCTTTGCAAATGGCGGACAAATCAATCACTTATCTTGATGGAATTATTGAAGATGTTCTAGTAAAAGTTGATACACTCATATTTCCGACTGATTTTCTGGTTTTGGATATGGAAGAAGATCCTGAAACACAATTAATTTTGAGCCGTCCATTCCTGATTACTGGACGAACTCTGATTGACGTGGAAGAAGGGCTACTAACTGTCAGAGTTGTGAATGAAAAAGCGacattcaaagtttttgaacCGATAACATTTCACGGAAAAGCAAAGGAAAATGAGACTCTGAGCCATCCATCTCCAAAGTTGACAAACCAAGGGTTCCCGGATCTACCTTGTACTTGTATGAACTAA
- the LOC18775208 gene encoding octanoyltransferase, producing the protein MRVPRNLEVLKMGAISYLDALKLQEKLASNRKIHKIPDTLLSLQHPPTYTLGKRRTDHNLLIPESELKRIGAELHYTQRGGDITFHGPHQAILYPIISLRDIGLGARKYVENLESSMIELASLYGVKASPGKKCETGVWVGDRKIGAIGVRISYGITSHGLAFNIDPDLDYFKHIVPCGIADKEVTSLRRETDLVLPTEEVIQDQLISCFARQFGYSNLVWKDAASILSDNGETE; encoded by the coding sequence ATGAGAGTTCCAAGAAATCTCGAGGTCTTGAAAATGGGCGCAATCAGCTATCTGGATGCACTTAAGCTGCAGGAAAAGCTGGCCTCCAATAGAAAAATTCATAAGATTCCAGATACTCTCCTGTCCCTGCAACATCCACCTACGTACACCCTTGGCAAACGGCGAACTGATCACAATCTGTTGATTCCCGAGTCTGAACTTAAAAGAATAGGAGCTGAACTGCACTACACACAAAGAGGAGGAGACATTACATTTCATGGTCCACATCAAGCCATCTTATATCCCATTATTTCTCTTCGGGATATTGGGCTTGGTGCTCGTAAATACGTGGAGAATCTTGAGTCAAGCATGATTGAATTGGCGTCTCTGTATGGTGTGAAAGCTTCTCCTGGAAAAAAATGTGAAACGGGGGTTTGGGTTGGAGACAGAAAAATTGGTGCAATTGGTGTACGGATTTCATATGGAATCACTTCTCATGGATTGGCATTTAACATTGATCCAGATTTGGACTATTTTAAGCATATCGTACCTTGTGGCATTGCAGATAAAGAAGTTACATCATTGAGAAGGGAGACAGACTTGGTGCTTCCTACAGAAGAAGTAATTCAGGACCAGttgatttcttgttttgctaGACAATTTGGTTATAGTAATCTTGTATGGAAGGATGCTGCCTCAATATTGTCAGACAATGGGGAAACCGAATGA
- the LOC109950014 gene encoding LOW QUALITY PROTEIN: uncharacterized protein LOC109950014 (The sequence of the model RefSeq protein was modified relative to this genomic sequence to represent the inferred CDS: inserted 1 base in 1 codon), producing QSALLCVKFSIAVGASITATAGNSSPCFSPSGDFAFGFLPLGNNDLFLLSIWYAKIPNGTIVWYANRDNKPALAPNGSTVNLANSGLELTSPQGEELWKSETIVGVVANGVMNNTGNFVLQDGKSGNLWETFNNPTDTLLPGQKIERSGTLSSRYSETDYSKGRFQLLLQEDGKLVLSSINLPTEFANEPYYETDTTSGTVAGSEGKELVFNVSGYLYVLRENGGKYNLAGEKVVSARDNYIRATLNFDGIFAQYYHPKNFTGNVSWTLLWSEPDDICRRITEDSGFGICGYNSICKLNADNRPTCQCPRGFSLLDPKEPFGSCKPDFIQGCEEDELTTTKDPYDVIVMTNIDWPISDYAEFRPFTAEKCNESCFQDCLCAVAVFRNETCWKKKLPLSNGRVDVSLNSKAFFKVRKDNTTLQFSPMPNPDDTKKKSSNTLIPMESVILATPIFVSFMFSAAVCLXIFFVFQKKQVRSIKNMLDSNLCSFSYRELQEATNGLTEELGRGAFGVVYKGTIQIGSGVQVAVKKLNCVIQDGEKEFKTELSVIGKTHHKNLVCLVGYCDEGQHRLLVYEFLSNGTLASFLFADTKPSWTQRIEIACGVAKGLLYLHEECSTQIIHCDIKPQNILLDDYYTAWISDFGLAKLLMMNQSHTHTAIRGTKGYVAPEWFRNMPITAKVDVYSFGVVLLEIICCRRSVDVDNSSEERAILMDWVYDCYRGGMLDAVLVLDNEVQALDDRMKPEKLVMIAIWCIQDDPSLRPTMRKVVQMLEGVVEVHVPPCPSPYTTRTDVAHAFIARNFKETRSTAPFFIMKYSQLGYCSMPNHIGARKLAMAFTVRLLLFSSLFLLPVSVFAQTNGGIAVGDFLTATAANSSPWLSPSGDFAFGFFPLGSNDLFLLSIWYAKIPDRTIVWNANRDNEAAVAPKGSTVNLTANSGLVLRSPQGDELWESGTSAGVVAKGVMNDTGNFVLQDRNLESLWETFNNPTDTMLPGQTFERSRKLSSRQSETNYSKGRFQLLLQDDGNLVISTINLPTNLANAPYYATDTTSGTVAGSEGKELVFNVSGYLYVVRENGGKYNLEVGEAVSARDNYIRATLNFDGIFAQYYHPKNFTGNVSWTLRWSEPDDICQRNREDSGVGVCGYNSICTLKDKRPTCGCPKGFSLLDPNDPYRGCKPDFIQGCEEDELSRTNDLYDVEALTNTDWPTSDYVQLKPFTAEKCNESCFQDCLCAVAIFRSETCWKKKLPLSNGRVDTGLNSQAFIKVRKDNSTLPIPAPQHPCPDDKKKKSQTTVIRAESVLLGTSIFVNFILGACLCLGFVLIFRKKHVRSAEIVLDSNLRSFSYEQLREATNDFKEELGKGAFGTVYKGVLQIGSGVQVAVKKLNYVMQEIEKEFKTELNVIGQTHHKNLVRLFGYCDEGQQRLLVYELLSNGTLASYLFTDIKPSWRQRIEIAYGVARGLLYLHEECSTQIIHCDIKPQNILLDDYYTARISDFGLAKLLKMDQSKTHTAIRGTKGYVAPEWFRNMPITTKVDVYSFGVVLLEIICCRRSVDVENNCEEKAILTDWVYDCFLGGALDAIVDYEVQALGDKTTLENFVMVAIWCIQEDPSLRPNMRKVVQMLEGVVEVQVPPCPSPFSRACLKESFVSQV from the exons CAGTCGGCGCTTCTCTGTGTGAAGTTTAGCATAGCAGTCGGTGCTTCTATTACTGCAACTGCAGGTAACTCCTCACCATGTTTTTCTCCATCTGGTGATTTTGCCTTTGGATTTCTGCCACTTGGAAACAATGATCTTTTCCTGCTCTCAATATGGTATGCCAAAATACCAAACGGAACCATAGTTTGGTATGCAAATAGGGATAATAAGCCTGCGCTTGCGCCTAATGGATCAACTGTGAACTTGGCTAACAGTGGACTAGAGCTTACAAGTCCTCAGGGTGAAGAGCTATGGAAATCTGAAACCATTGTTGGTGTTGTTGCCAATGGGGTCATGAATAATACTGGCAACTTTGTTCTTCAAGATGGCAAATCAGGAAATTTATGGGAGACCTTCAACAATCCTACAGATACCTTGTTGCCTGgacagaaaattgaaagaagTGGGACGCTTTCATCTCGATATTCGGAGACTGACTATTCAAAGGGACGGTTCCAGCTGCTTCTGCAAGAAGATGGGAAACTTGTGCTCAGCTCCATAAACTTGCCAACAGAATTTGCCAATGAACCTTACTATGAAACCGACACTACCTCAGGGACTGTGGCAGGTAGCGAAGGTAAAGAATTGGTTTTCAATGTCTCAGGCTACTTGTATGTTCTGAGAGAGAATGGTGGAAAGTACAATCTTGCAGGGGAAAAGGTAGTCTCAGCAAGGGACAACTATATTAGAGCAACTCTCAACTTTGATGGGATTTTCGCTCAATATTATCACCCAAAGAATTTCACTGGAAATGTAAGCTGGACTCTTCTGTGGTCAGAGCCAGATGATATTTGCCGAAGAATTACAGAAGATTCAGGTTTTGGTATTTGTGGGTACAACAGTATCTGCAAGCTCAACGCTGATAATAGGCCAACCTGTCAATGCCCAAGAGGATTCTCTTTACTTGATCCAAAGGAACCATTTGGGAGCTGCAAACCGGATTTCATACAAGGCTGTGAAGAAGATGAGCTTACTACCACAAAAGATCCATATGATGTAATCGTGATGACAAATATTGATTGGCCAATCTCAGATTATGCGGAGTTCAGACCTTTTACTGCAGAAAAGTGCAATGAATCTTGCTTTCAAGATTGTTTGTGTGCTGTTGCTGTTTTCAGGAATGAAACCTgctggaaaaagaaattacctCTCTCAAATGGGAGAGTGGATGTTAGTCTTAATTCAAAGGCTTTCTTCAAAGTCAGAAAGGATAACACAACTCTACAATTTTCTCCAATGCCAAATCCAGATGatacgaagaagaagagcagtAACACTTTGATACCCATGGAATCCGTAATTCTGGCTACCCCTATCTTTGTTAGTTTTATGTTTAGTGCTGCTGTTTGTC GGATTTTCTTCGTTTTCCAGAAGAAACAAGTAAGGTCTATCAAAAATATGTTGGACTCAAATTTGTGTTCTTTTAGTTACCGAGAGCTTCAAGAAGCTACAAATGGATTAACAGAAGAATTAGGAAGGGGTGCGTTTGGAGTTGTTTACAAAGGGACAATACAAATTGGTTCTGGTGTCCAAGTGGCAGTGAAGAAGCTAAACTGTGTGATACAAGATGGTGAGAAGGAATTCAAGACAGAACTGAGCGTAATTGGTAAGACACATCACAAGAATCTAGTTTGCCTGGTTGGGTATTGTGACGAAGGGCAACATCGATTGCTAGTATATGAGTTCTTAAGCAATGGCACGTTAGCAAGCTTCCTTTTTGCTGATACAAAACCCAGTTGGACGCAGCGAATTGAAATTGCTTGTGGAGTTGCCAAGGGACTTTTGTACTTGCATGAAGAGTGCAGCACCCAAATCATCCATTGTGATATAAAGCCTCAGAACATACTGCTTGACGATTATTACACTGCTTGGATCTCTGATTTTGGATTGGCAAAGCTTTTGATGATGAATCAGAGCCACACACATACTGCCATTAGAGGAACAAAAGGGTATGTTGCCCCTGAGTGGTTCAGGAACATGCCAATCACTGCCAAAGTTGATGTGTATAGCTTTGGTGTTGTGCTGCTTGAGATCATTTGCTGTAGGAGAAGCGTTGATGTGGACAATAGCAGTGAGGAGAGAGCAATTTTAATGGATTGGGTCTATGATTGCTACCGCGGAGGAATGTTAGATGCTGTTCTAGTTCTAGATAATGAAGTTCAGGCCTTAGATGATAGAATGAAGCCGGAAAAGCTTGTGATGATTGCTATTTGGTGTATTCAAGATGACCCGTCTCTTAGACCAACTATGAGGAAAGTTGTGCAGATGCTTGAAGGCGTGGTGGAAGTGCATGTTCCTCCATGTCCATCCCCATATACCACCAGAACAG ATGTGGCACACGCATTTATAGCAAGAAATTTCAAGGAAACAAGGTCCACGGCCCCATTCTTCATTATGAAATATAGCCAGCTAGGCTATTGTAGTATGCCTAACCACATTGGTGCTAGAAAATTAGCAATGGCTTTTACTGTACGGCTGCTTCTGTTTTCCTCTCTGTTTCTGCTACCAGTTTCTGTGTTTGCTCAAACTAATGGTGGCATAGCAGTGGGGGATTTCCTAACTGCAACTGCAGCTAACTCCTCACCATGGCTTTCTCCATCTGGTGATTTTGCCTTTGGATTTTTTCCACTTGGAAGCAATGATCTTTTCCTGCTCTCAATATGGTATGCCAAAATACCAGACAGAACCATAGTTTGGAATGCAAATCGGGATAATGAGGCTGCAGTTGCACCCAAGGGGTCAACTGTGAACTTGACTGCCAACAGCGGTCTAGTGCTTAGAAGTCCTCAGGGTGATGAGCTATGGGAATCTGGAACCAGTGCTGGTGTTGTTGCCAAAGGGGTCATGAATGATACAGGCAACTTTGTTCTTCAAGATAGAAATTTAGAAAGCTTATGGGAGACCTTCAACAATCCCACTGATACCATGTTGCCTGGACAGACATTTGAAAGAAGTAGGAAGCTTTCGTCTCGACAATCGGAGACTAACTATTCGAAAGGACGGTTCCAGCTGCTTCTGCAAGATGATGGGAACCTTGTAATCAGCACCATAAACTTGCCAACAAACTTAGCCAATGCACCTTACTATGCAACCGACACGACCTCAGGGACTGTGGCAGGTAGTGAAGGTAAAGAATTGGTTTTCAATGTCTCAGGCTACTTGTATGTTGTGAGAGAGAATGGTGGAAAGTACAATCTTGAAGTGGGAGAGGCAGTCTCAGCAAGGGACAACTATATTAGAGCAACTCTCAACTTTGATGGGATTTTTGCTCAATATTATCACCCCAAGAATTTCACTGGAAATGTGAGCTGGACTCTTCGGTGGTCAGAGCCAGATGATATTTGCCAAAGAAATAGAGAAGATTCAGGTGTTGGTGTTTGTGGGTACAACAGTATCTGCACTCTCAAAGATAAGAGGCCAACCTGTGGATGCCCAAAAGGGTTCTCTTTACTTGATCCAAATGATCCATATCGGGGATGCAAACCGGATTTCATACAAGGCTGTGAAGAAGATGAGCTTAGTCGCACAAACGAtttatatgatgttgaggCGCTAACAAATACAGATTGGCCAACCTCAGATTATGTGCAGTTAAAACCTTTTACTGCAGAGAAGTGCAATGAATCTTGCTTTCAAGACTGTTTGTGTGCTGTTGCTATTTTTCGGTCTGAAACCTGCTGGAAAAAGAAGTTACCTCTCTCAAATGGGAGAGTGGATACAGGTCTTAATTCACAAGCCTTCATCAAAGTCAGAAAGGACAATTCAACTCTACCAATACCAGCTCCTCAACATCCATGTCCAGatgataagaagaagaagagccaGACCACTGTGATACGTGCAGAATCAGTGCTTTTGGGTACCTCTatctttgttaattttatcTTAGGTGCTTGTCTTTGTCTGGGATTTGTCTTGATTTTCAGGAAGAAACATGTAAGGTCTGCCGAAATTGTTTTGGACTCGAATTTGCGTTCTTTTAGTTATGAACAGCTTCGAGAAGCTACAAATGATTTCAAGGAAGAATTAGGCAAAGGTGCTTTTGGAACTGTTTACAAAGGGGTACTACAAATTGGTTCTGGTGTCCAAGTGGCAGTGAAGAAGCTAAACTATGTGATGCAAGAAATTGAGAAGGAATTCAAAACAGAACTGAATGTAATTGGTCAGACACATCACAAGAATCTGGTTCGCCTTTTCGGATATTGTGATGAGGGGCAACAGCGGTTGCTAGTGTATGAATTGTTGAGCAATGGCACATTAGCAAGCTACCTTTTTACTGATATCAAACCGAGTTGGAGACAACGAATTGAAATTGCTTATGGAGTTGCCAGAGGACTTCTGTACTTGCATGAAGAGTGCAGTACTCAAATTATCCATTGTGATATAAAGCCTCAGAACATACTGCTTGACGATTATTACACTGCTCGAATCTCTGACTTTGGATTGGCAAAGCTTTTGAAGATGGATCAGAGCAAGACTCATACTGCCATTAGAGGAACAAAAGGGTATGTTGCACCTGAGTGGTTTAGGAACATGCCAATCACTACCAAAGTTGATGTGTACAGCTTTGGTGTTGTGCTGCTTGAGATCATTTGTTGTAGGAGAAGCGTTGATGTGGAAAATAACTGCGAAGAGAAAGCAATATTAACGGATTGGGTCTATGATTGCTTCCTTGGAGGAGCATTAGATGCTATTGTAGATTATGAAGTTCAGGCCCTGGGTGATAAAACGACACTGGAAAATTTTGTGATGGTTGCTATTTGGTGTATTCAAGAAGACCCTTCTCTTAGACCCAATATGAGGAAGGTTGTTCAGATGCTTGAAGGAGTGGTGGAAGTACAAGTTCCACCATGCCCTTCCCCATTTTCCAGAGCATGCttgaaggagtcatttgtatCGCAGGTTTAA